The following proteins come from a genomic window of Triticum aestivum cultivar Chinese Spring chromosome 6A, IWGSC CS RefSeq v2.1, whole genome shotgun sequence:
- the LOC123128089 gene encoding 60S ribosomal protein L12-3, giving the protein MPPKLDPSQIVEVYVRVTGGEVGAASSLAPKIGPLGLSPKKIGEDIAKETAKDWKGLRVTVKLTVQNRQAKVSVVPSAAALVIKALKEPERDRKKVKNIKHNGNISLDDVIEIAKIMKVRSMAKEMAGTVKEILGTCVSVGCTVDGKDPKDLQTEIDDGEVEIPA; this is encoded by the coding sequence ATGCCTCCCAAGCTCGACCCGTCCCAGATCGTGGAGGTGTATGTCCGCGTCACCGGCGGGGAGGTCGGCGCTGCGTCGTCCCTGGCCCCCAAGATCGGTCCGCTCGGTCTCTCCCCAAAGAAGATCGGAGAAGACATCGCCAAGGAGACGGCCAAGGACTGGAAGGGCCTCCGCGTCACCGTCAAGCTCACCGTCCAGAATCGCCAGGCCAAGGTGTCCGTCGTCCCCTCCGCCGCAGCCCTCGTCATCAAGGCGCTCAAGGAGCCCGAGAGGGACCGCAAGAAGGTCAAGAACATCAAGCACAACGGCAACATCAGCCTCGACGACGTCATCGAGATCGCCAAGATCATGAAGGTCCGCTCCATGGCCAAGGAGATGGCCGGCACCGTCAAGGAGATCCTCGGCACCTGCGTCAGCGTCGGCTGCACCGTCGACGGCAAGGACCCCAAGGATCTGCAGACGGAGATCGACGACGGCGAGGTGGAGATCCCCGCTTAA
- the LOC123128088 gene encoding nucleolar protein dao-5 — translation MEMEMQTAAADMDFNALSRRELQALCKLNGVRANMTNLAMVEALQSLAAVDGIDQIGTTLCLPTPGKSAMKSVLKAAPAAGEDQQHLGSPLPRGRRVSVKSPEAIRMEVEEGEDEVKRNLVKEIVRTPGVALRSTSRRPRATPAPLPPTPAAGTLRRSQRSIKKTEKAMEVEVSTTKRSTRKTARSKAMFDLDQEEADSTELKEEKVHEAEPKGVTSDEKCDDPEEEEEEVTKLPEEGNSKADEPEQGDEVVSSVVPTESADKSCEDSKLEEVVEEATKLQEEAAVEEEQKLASAEKSVPLSAMEDSPILGVLSKATPELAIKNVEGASTEDGESSKWSPVFEIVDEINSASEEKEVAAVEVPKEAINEDDFSSTAEASDVPNKMIPPAVTEKEVAGDDLKEDAFNSTVEASDALNEKMTPAAVTEKEVSADDFQEDAFNSTVKASDALNEMTPAAVTEKEVAAADFKEDALHSTIKTPDAPNKMTPAAVTEKDVAADDIKENAFSSTVETADAPTKMIPAAVTEKEVAADDSPKSDLTEEESDLNGVGSEEDDLSEYSSEEDDLSEYSSEEDDLSEYSSEEDSLEEEDMQKVSDSAVVNFYSDEEEDLEDEDMQKANDSTEANFDSNEEEEDLKMPETVEEPKENEESGEEDDFSADLSSEFDDVEFSDAETESHSSQVALEAIHATPASSAAKTADSATTNMSLRKLKSALKEGLEELEAKTVDSVIIEELEESSEGSEVSQHAETIVKTLHKFTITEEKNEECAKQNVALTNMSLRKLKSALKEGLIAAKEGKNLAITADEGSRVALAELDDNAEC, via the exons ATGGAGATGGAGATgcagacggcggcggcggacatggACTTCAACGCCCTCTCGCGCCGCGAGCTCCAGGCGCTCTGCAAGCTCAACGGCGTCCGCGCCAACATGACCAACCTCGCCATGGTCGAGGCCCTCCAGTCCCTCGCCGCG GTGGATGGGATCGACCAGATCGGCACCACGCTCTGCCTCCCGACCCCGGGCAAGTCGGCGATGAAGTCGGTCCTCAAGGCCGCGCCGGCGGCCGGGGAGGACCAGCAGCATCTAGGAAGCCCGCTCCCGCGCGGCCGCCGCGTCTCGGTCAAGTCGCCCGAGGCCATCCGGATGGAAGTcgaggagggcgaggacgaggtgAAGCGGAATCTCGTCAAGGAGATCGTGCGCACCCCTGGCGTCGCGCTGCgcagcaccagccgccgcccgcgggCCACGCCCGCGCCCCTCCCCCCGACTCCCGCGGCGGGCACTCTGCGGAGGAGCCAGAGGTCGATTAAGAAGACCGAGAAGGCCATGGAGGTCGAGGTGTCCACCACAAAGAGATCGACTAGGAAGACGGCGAGATCGAAGGCGATGTTTGATTTGGACCAGGAAGAAGCGGATTCGACCGAACTCAAGGAGGAGAAGGTGCATGAAGCAGAGCCCAAGG GCGTTACTTCTGATGAGAAGTGCGATGatcctgaggaggaggaggaggaagttacAAAGCTTCCGGAAGAAGGAAACAGCAAAGCGGATGAACCTGAGCAGGGAGATGAAG TGGTTTCTTCTGTTGTGCCCACTGAATCTGCTGACAAGAGCTGTGAAGATTCTAAGCTGGAGGAAGTTGTGGAAGAGGCTACCAAGCTCCAGGAAG AAGCTGCAGTTgaggaagaacagaagcttgccaGTGCTGAGAAGTCTGTTCCCTTGTCCGCAATGGAGGATTCACCTATCTTAGGTGTCCTTTCCAAGGCCACACCTGAACTAGCTATCAAAAACGTTGAAGGTGCCTCAACTGAAGATGGTGAAAGCAGCAAATGGTCACCTGTGTTCGAGATAGTTGATGAGATCAACAGTGCCAGTGAAGAAAAGGAAGTAGCTGCTGTTGAAGTGCCAAAGGAAGCCATCAACGAAGACGATTTCAGTTCCACCGCCGAGGCATCTGATGTCCCTAACAAGATGATCCCACCTGCTGTGACAGAGAAGGAAGTCGCTGGTGATGATTTGAAGGAAGATGCTTTCAATTCCACCGTTGAGGCTTCTGATGCTCTTAACGAGAAGATGACCCCAGCTGCTGTGACAGAGAAGGAAGTTTCTGCTGATGATTTCCAGGAAGATGCTTTCAATTCCACTGTTAAGGCTTCTGATGCTCTCAACGAGATGACCCCAGCTGCTGTGACAGAGAAGGAAGTTGCTGCTGCTGATTTCAAGGAAGATGCTCTCCATTCCACCATTAAGACTCCTGATGCTCCTAACAAGATGACACCAGCTGCGGTGACCGAGAAGGATGTTGCTGCTGATGATATTAAGGAAAATGCTTTCAGTTCCACTGTTGAGACTGCTGATGCTCCTACCAAGATGATCCCAGCTGCTGTTACAGAGAAGGAAGTCGCTGCTGATGATTCGCCGAAGAGTGATCTGACAGAAGAGGAGAGTGACCTCAATGGAGTGGGCAGTGAGGAGGATGACCTCAGTGAGTACAGCAGCGAGGAGGATGACCTCAGTGAGTACAGCAGCGAGGAGGATGACCTCAGTGAGTACAGCAGCGAGGAGGATTCCCTCGAGGAGGAGGATATGCAGAAGGTGAGCGACTCTGCTGTTGTGAACTTTTATTCTGATGAAGAGGAGGACCTCGAGGATGAGGATATGCAGAAGGCTAACGACTCCACTGAAGCTAACTTTGATTCTAATGAAGAAGAGGAGGATCTCAAGATGCCGGAGACAGTTGAAGAGCCTAAAGAAAATGAGGAGAGTGGAGAGGAAGACGATTTCAGCGCTGATCTGTCATCAGAGTTTGACGATGTTGAATTCAGTGATGCTGAAACTGAAAGCCACAGCTCTCAGGTGGCGCTTGAGGCAATCCATGCTACTCCTGCCTCATCTGCAGCCAAGACTGCTGACTCTGCCACCACTAACATGAGCTTAAGGAAGCTTAAAAGTGCTTTGAAGGAGGGTCTTGAAGAACTTGAAGCCAAGACTGTTGACTCTGTCATCATCGAAGAACTTGAAGAATCCAGCGAGGGCAGTGAGGTTTCTCAGCACGCCGAGACCATCGTCAAGACACTGCACAAGTTCACCATCActgaggagaagaatgaagagtgCGCAAAGCAAAACGTCGCCCTCACTAACATGAGCCTAAGGAAGCTTAAGAGTGCTTTAAAGGAGGGTCTTATTGCTGCCAAG GAAGGGAAGAACCTGGCCATCACTGCCGATGAAGGCAGCAGGGTGGCGCTCGCGGAGCTGGACGACAACGCTGAGTGCTGA